A stretch of Panthera tigris isolate Pti1 chromosome E2, P.tigris_Pti1_mat1.1, whole genome shotgun sequence DNA encodes these proteins:
- the ZNF575 gene encoding zinc finger protein 575, translated as MLERDAESAAGDTDPSPTGKEPITKGGAPHQGSPQKPSQSVPGPATSAGAPSRPRRRPPPQRPHRCPDCDKAFSYPSKLATHRLAHGGARPHPCPDCPKAFSYPSKLAAHRLTHSGARPHPCPHCPKAFGHRSKLAAHLWTHAPARPYPCPDCPKSFCYPSKLAAHRHTHHATDARPYPCPHCPKAFSFPSKLAAHRLCHDPPTAPGSQATARHRCSSCDQAFGQRRLLLLHQRSHHQAESQGERE; from the exons ATGCTGGAACGAGATGCGGAGTCCGCGGCCGGGGACACGGATCCTAGTCCCACCGGCAAGGAACCTATAACCAAAGGAGGAG CTCCCCACCAGGGCTCGCCGCAGAAGCCCAGCCAGTCGGTTCCCGGGCCTGCCACGTCCGCGGGGGCGCCTTCTCGACCCCGCCGGCGGCCCCCGCCCCAGCGCCCGCACCGCTGCCCCGACTGTGACAAGGCCTTCTCGTACCCGTCCAAGCTGGCCACGCACCGGCTGGCACATGGCGGCGCCCGCCCGCATCCGTGCCCCGATTGCCCCAAGGCCTTCTCCTACCCCTCCAAGCTGGCGGCTCACCGCCTCACGCACAGTGGTGCCCGCCCACACCCGTGCCCACACTGCCCCAAAGCCTTTGGCCACCGCTCCAAGCTGGCCGCCCACCTCTGGACCCATGCGCCTGCCCGCCCCTACCCGTGCCCGGACTGCCCCAAGTCCTTCTGCTACCCCTCCAAGCTCGCAGCCCACCGCCACACCCACCACGCCACCGACGCCCGCCCCTATCCTTGCCCGCACTGCCCCAaggctttttccttcccctccaaacTGGCCGCCCATCGCCTGTGTCATGACCCCCCCACGGCGCCGGGCAGCCAGGCCACGGCCCGGCATCGCTGCTCCAGCTGCGATCAGGCCTTTGGCCAAAGACGCCTCCTGCTCCTTCACCAACGCAGCCACCACCAGGCTGAGAGCCAGGGGGAGCGCGAGTGA